One genomic segment of Rubripirellula amarantea includes these proteins:
- a CDS encoding polysaccharide biosynthesis/export family protein, protein MIINPRHFRDAACMCITLAILVGIPTGCRTAASLGLPVSAGSNYLLSDADEIRQTMGHPSGVATELSKVTLAPHRVEAGDVLVIEPNDFNSPVRLPGDQTVQQDGTIELGSYGRIQVAGLSAEDIQGRVGEMVSRYEIAKRQTQIGLASYSGAPSNESADYGVTVRVVNQDSAMFYVMGEVNAPGSYPLVGYETVLDALIAAGGLSDRANDHKIILTRPQHGGQPRVILPVCYQQVLQLGDVSTNYQLKPGDRIYVPSMTLAEDIRQSIRWKNGKSCPQCEDYSKK, encoded by the coding sequence ATGATTATCAATCCACGCCATTTTCGTGATGCAGCCTGCATGTGCATCACGCTCGCCATCCTTGTTGGTATTCCAACAGGGTGCCGCACCGCAGCCTCGCTGGGACTACCCGTTTCCGCAGGCTCAAATTATCTGCTTTCGGATGCTGACGAAATTCGTCAAACGATGGGGCATCCTTCGGGAGTGGCGACTGAACTTTCGAAAGTCACGCTGGCGCCCCACCGCGTGGAAGCTGGCGACGTCCTGGTGATCGAACCCAACGACTTTAATTCGCCAGTGCGATTGCCAGGTGATCAAACGGTTCAGCAAGATGGAACCATCGAACTTGGCAGTTACGGACGTATCCAAGTCGCGGGACTTTCCGCCGAGGACATTCAAGGTCGCGTGGGCGAAATGGTATCGCGTTACGAGATCGCTAAACGGCAAACACAAATTGGGCTGGCATCATACTCGGGTGCCCCTTCCAACGAATCCGCTGACTATGGGGTCACCGTTCGAGTGGTCAACCAAGACAGTGCCATGTTCTACGTGATGGGCGAGGTGAACGCGCCGGGCTCATACCCGTTGGTGGGATACGAAACCGTGCTCGATGCGCTGATCGCTGCAGGCGGTCTTTCCGACCGAGCGAACGATCACAAGATCATCCTGACTCGTCCTCAACATGGTGGTCAACCGCGAGTGATTCTGCCGGTCTGCTACCAACAAGTGTTGCAGCTCGGCGACGTTTCGACAAACTACCAATTGAAACCGGGCGATCGGATCTATGTGCCTAGCATGACACTAGCGGAAGACATCAGGCAAAGTATTCGCTGGAAGAACGGAAAGAGTTGTCCCCAGTGCGAAGACTACTCGAAGAAGTAA
- a CDS encoding DNA alkylation repair protein: MTAKQIELSLREHAREDKAKFLPGFFQAVPGGYGEGDRFLGCVVPDQRKISRQFRDLPRPELKKLFASPWHECRLTGMMILVLQFELAAKPTNPHREFECGELVEFYLANLDAVNNWDIVDSTAHKILGAWLVENPDQRSVLDRLSRSTVLWERRVAILSTFALIKNDEFTEITTLAQSLLNDQHDLMHKAIGWMLREMGKRDQPRLESFLKRHAKRMPRTMLRYSIEKLSRKERDRWLSH, translated from the coding sequence ATGACGGCGAAACAGATTGAGTTATCACTTCGTGAACACGCACGAGAAGACAAAGCAAAGTTCTTACCTGGCTTCTTTCAAGCGGTTCCCGGCGGGTATGGCGAGGGCGACCGCTTCTTAGGTTGCGTCGTTCCGGATCAACGCAAGATTTCACGGCAGTTCCGGGATCTTCCCCGACCTGAACTGAAGAAGCTTTTTGCATCACCGTGGCATGAATGTCGCCTGACGGGAATGATGATCTTGGTCCTTCAATTCGAACTTGCGGCCAAGCCAACCAATCCACACCGCGAGTTCGAGTGCGGCGAGCTTGTTGAGTTCTATTTAGCCAACCTTGATGCGGTCAACAATTGGGACATCGTTGATTCGACGGCTCACAAGATTCTCGGTGCGTGGCTCGTCGAGAATCCTGATCAGCGAAGTGTCCTGGATCGGTTGTCACGCAGCACGGTGTTGTGGGAACGTCGCGTGGCCATTCTGTCTACCTTTGCGTTAATTAAGAACGACGAGTTCACCGAAATCACGACACTTGCTCAATCACTTTTAAACGACCAGCACGACTTGATGCATAAGGCGATCGGATGGATGCTTCGCGAGATGGGAAAACGCGATCAACCTCGCTTGGAAAGTTTCTTGAAGAGGCATGCCAAACGAATGCCGCGCACCATGCTTCGCTATTCGATCGAAAAACTGTCCAGGAAAGAACGTGACCGATGGCTTAGTCACTAG
- the egtB gene encoding ergothioneine biosynthesis protein EgtB, which yields MSVVVRSKPSLRERFVDVRDFSDRITRSLSPEDCMVQSTEDASPIRWHLAHTTWFFETFVLKQDPTYQEFHPEFAYLFNSYYNAVGKQFPRPQRGTISRPGLDGIRDYRAYVDQQMMTRMESAEFLGNHSHTIEVGLNHEQQHQELILTDIKHALSANPMLPIYEDSVFDDRDSASGNWDRFDSGQYEIGHRTSEFCFDNEEPRHTVYLPEFSIAADLVTCGQFINFIEDGGYRRPELWLSLGWNAVNDDDWASPLYWVCQDGQWMQFTLAGLVPVNRDWPVCHVSYFEADAYARWAGCRLPTEFEWEFAGNSAASVEADSSESIENHGQFADRLFRDDLAIHPTRSSSGMAGAVWQWTSSSYQAYPGYRPPDGAIGEYNGKFMCNQYVLRGGSVATSSSHYRNTYRNFFPANARWQFSGLRLAR from the coding sequence ATGAGTGTGGTGGTGAGATCGAAGCCCAGTCTTCGCGAGCGTTTTGTCGACGTGCGAGATTTCTCGGATCGGATCACTCGGTCCTTGTCGCCCGAGGATTGCATGGTGCAGTCAACGGAAGACGCAAGCCCTATTCGTTGGCACCTGGCGCACACCACTTGGTTCTTTGAAACGTTCGTCTTGAAGCAGGATCCGACGTACCAAGAGTTCCATCCTGAGTTCGCGTACCTGTTCAATTCGTATTACAACGCGGTTGGGAAGCAGTTTCCTCGACCGCAAAGAGGAACGATCTCGCGTCCCGGGTTGGATGGTATTCGTGATTACCGAGCGTACGTCGACCAGCAGATGATGACCCGTATGGAGTCGGCTGAGTTCTTGGGGAACCACAGTCATACCATCGAGGTTGGGCTGAACCACGAGCAGCAGCACCAAGAGTTAATTTTGACGGACATCAAACATGCGCTCTCGGCGAACCCGATGTTGCCAATCTACGAGGATTCTGTGTTCGATGATCGCGACAGTGCATCCGGTAATTGGGATCGTTTTGACAGTGGTCAATACGAGATCGGTCATCGCACGTCGGAATTTTGTTTTGACAACGAGGAGCCGCGTCACACGGTGTACTTGCCTGAATTCTCGATAGCTGCCGACTTGGTCACATGTGGGCAATTCATCAATTTTATCGAGGACGGAGGTTACCGTCGTCCTGAGCTCTGGTTATCGCTTGGTTGGAACGCTGTGAACGACGACGATTGGGCCTCGCCACTTTACTGGGTTTGCCAAGACGGCCAATGGATGCAGTTCACGTTGGCGGGACTAGTCCCCGTGAATCGGGATTGGCCGGTTTGTCACGTCAGCTATTTCGAGGCGGACGCTTACGCTCGTTGGGCTGGATGCCGTCTTCCGACCGAATTTGAATGGGAGTTTGCTGGCAATTCGGCTGCCTCCGTTGAAGCTGACTCTAGTGAATCCATTGAGAACCATGGACAGTTCGCCGACAGGTTGTTCCGCGATGACTTGGCTATCCATCCGACACGCTCGTCTAGTGGAATGGCGGGGGCCGTGTGGCAATGGACATCCAGTAGTTATCAGGCTTACCCTGGCTACCGACCGCCGGACGGAGCGATTGGCGAGTACAACGGCAAGTTCATGTGCAACCAGTACGTACTGCGAGGTGGCAGCGTCGCGACATCGTCGTCTCACTACCGAAATACTTACCGCAATTTTTTCCCTGCGAATGCTCGTTGGCAATTTTCTGGATTGCGTTTAGCGAGATAA
- a CDS encoding putative sensor domain DACNV-containing protein — translation MQPLEISAYPVDIAAALQRRWISRELPSDAIPSHDVVVVLLDTMYQASLLREESSPVQCRVVLANEDDFEKDFSDGSSSLHVLRFNESLPYTAHNLRKLAAAAGYYRALLAVKQDSPGELNIWGMVVTGTQWVNQLEGGKQHGVPLPDRLVIQILAPGHIVAASGYTRILESDGGKLLTEGFDPFHSNWLPQRFGTIRASLLNEFDPETTPQSGCQICDEFVKDIAQRVVRRVLRLVRMRGHGGMLVYLPDSAIETSLPDDWFRFRVRFQPDDSTLRFHRLMIQVMQRVAVLGEARGLKVVTLNDYLQMHDAELAVLDEALIEFSHLLADMMSVDGSLVLDRGFRLIGFGGEILGDSHVSMIHRALDLEAKHTRPERSDASGTRHRSAYRLVNGLNEAIAVVVSQDGDVRFVACLNDKLTYWPYLP, via the coding sequence ATGCAACCACTGGAAATTTCGGCCTATCCCGTCGATATTGCTGCTGCTTTGCAGAGGCGTTGGATATCTCGTGAACTACCGTCTGACGCAATTCCCAGTCACGACGTTGTCGTCGTGCTTCTTGACACGATGTACCAAGCGAGTTTGCTACGTGAAGAGAGTTCACCAGTGCAATGTCGCGTCGTCTTGGCAAACGAGGACGACTTTGAAAAAGATTTTTCCGACGGTTCTAGTTCGCTGCATGTTCTGAGGTTCAATGAATCGCTGCCCTACACCGCTCACAATTTGCGCAAGCTAGCTGCGGCCGCTGGGTACTACCGGGCCTTGTTAGCGGTAAAGCAAGATTCGCCGGGCGAGCTGAACATTTGGGGCATGGTCGTCACGGGAACTCAATGGGTCAATCAACTCGAAGGCGGCAAACAACACGGGGTGCCGCTGCCAGACCGTCTCGTGATTCAAATTCTGGCTCCAGGGCATATCGTAGCCGCGTCTGGCTACACGCGCATTCTTGAATCCGATGGTGGAAAGCTACTTACCGAAGGCTTTGATCCGTTTCATTCAAATTGGTTGCCGCAAAGGTTCGGGACGATTCGCGCATCGCTGCTTAACGAATTCGACCCGGAAACGACACCACAATCAGGCTGTCAGATTTGTGACGAATTTGTGAAGGACATTGCTCAGCGTGTCGTGCGTCGAGTTCTTCGCTTGGTTCGGATGCGCGGACATGGCGGAATGCTGGTGTACCTTCCCGACAGTGCTATTGAGACTTCGCTACCAGATGACTGGTTTCGGTTTCGCGTTCGTTTCCAACCGGACGATTCAACGCTTCGGTTTCATCGCTTGATGATTCAGGTCATGCAACGCGTTGCGGTTCTTGGCGAAGCTCGAGGTTTGAAGGTTGTGACGCTGAACGATTATCTCCAGATGCACGATGCTGAGCTTGCTGTTCTGGACGAGGCACTGATTGAGTTCAGTCATTTGCTCGCTGACATGATGAGCGTAGACGGGTCGTTGGTTCTTGACCGTGGCTTTCGATTGATCGGGTTCGGTGGCGAAATTCTCGGTGATTCGCATGTCTCGATGATCCATCGAGCACTGGATCTTGAAGCAAAGCATACGAGACCGGAACGAAGTGACGCTTCGGGAACCAGGCACCGTTCGGCCTACCGTTTGGTGAATGGGCTCAACGAGGCAATCGCGGTTGTCGTATCGCAAGACGGAGATGTCCGATTCGTAGCTTGCTTGAACGACAAATTGACTTATTGGCCTTATCTGCCCTAA
- a CDS encoding FAD-dependent oxidoreductase has product MLTANDQDIAFPFLSDHEMTCLAALGKERRFADGETMFSSGDRDYSLFAIRSGEVVILDNSSGGSTEIVTHVANTFTGDVDLLTGRPAIVSAVARGDCQVIEITACKIRRMLGEVPTLSDKLLEAFQARRAQLERSGFLGIRVIGETDSKKTLELREFFYKNKVPHTFYECDSDEGQSLLSEHGVPRDETPVLWCGKNLVEQPTLAKVADCLGISRSIRDELYDALIIGAGPAGLAAAVYGASEGLKTLVVDRMGPGGQAGQSSKIENYMGFPSGLPGAELSNRGYLQALKFGAEFTAPVSVVSLSTDQSGVHCVEFCTGQKVRTRTVLIATGASYRRLPVDGCERFDGAGIYYSATSVEARLCQNATAIVVGGGNSAGQAAMYLSQHAKQVKLMLRGNNLRKSMSDYLATRIEKSPNIELVLNTEIVDVYGDRRLERVETLCRQPESRQEIACAAVFSFVGAKPHTEWLPESVATDDNGFILAGSSVRDHTLWKLDRAPCELETTMPGVFAAGDVRHGTTKRCAFAVGDGALGITCVHQHLGRDS; this is encoded by the coding sequence GTGCTTACCGCTAATGATCAGGACATTGCCTTCCCTTTCCTATCCGATCATGAAATGACTTGTCTTGCCGCGTTGGGCAAAGAACGTCGTTTTGCGGATGGCGAGACCATGTTCAGTTCCGGTGATCGAGACTACTCGTTGTTTGCGATCCGATCGGGGGAAGTCGTGATTCTTGATAATTCATCGGGCGGGTCAACCGAGATTGTCACTCACGTCGCAAACACCTTTACCGGCGACGTCGATCTATTGACGGGCCGTCCAGCAATCGTGTCGGCAGTTGCTCGCGGTGATTGCCAGGTGATTGAAATCACAGCCTGCAAGATCCGTCGAATGCTCGGTGAGGTTCCAACGCTTAGCGATAAGCTGCTCGAAGCGTTCCAGGCACGTCGCGCACAGCTTGAACGAAGCGGTTTCTTGGGCATTCGCGTTATTGGCGAAACGGATTCCAAGAAAACTCTAGAACTGCGTGAGTTCTTTTACAAGAACAAGGTACCCCACACGTTCTATGAATGCGATTCCGATGAAGGCCAATCGCTGCTATCGGAGCACGGCGTGCCTCGCGACGAGACTCCGGTGCTTTGGTGTGGCAAGAATCTGGTCGAACAACCCACGCTCGCAAAGGTCGCGGATTGCCTGGGCATTTCTCGATCAATTAGAGATGAACTGTACGACGCGCTAATCATCGGTGCTGGACCGGCGGGACTTGCGGCGGCGGTGTACGGCGCTTCGGAAGGACTCAAGACCTTGGTGGTCGATCGCATGGGGCCGGGTGGGCAGGCCGGTCAGAGTTCAAAGATCGAGAACTACATGGGCTTTCCATCGGGATTGCCGGGTGCTGAATTGTCGAACCGCGGCTATCTTCAAGCCTTGAAGTTTGGCGCGGAGTTCACGGCGCCGGTGTCGGTTGTATCCCTTTCGACCGATCAAAGCGGAGTGCATTGCGTTGAGTTCTGCACCGGACAAAAGGTTCGCACGAGAACAGTACTGATTGCCACCGGAGCATCGTATCGTCGCTTGCCAGTCGATGGATGTGAACGATTTGATGGAGCCGGTATCTATTATTCAGCCACCAGCGTTGAAGCAAGGTTGTGCCAGAACGCTACCGCAATCGTGGTTGGTGGTGGGAACTCGGCAGGTCAAGCGGCGATGTATTTGTCGCAGCACGCCAAGCAAGTCAAGTTAATGCTGCGAGGCAACAACTTGCGAAAAAGCATGTCCGACTATTTGGCGACTCGGATTGAAAAATCGCCTAACATCGAACTGGTATTGAACACCGAGATCGTGGACGTGTACGGCGATCGAAGGCTTGAACGCGTCGAAACGCTTTGTCGGCAACCCGAATCACGGCAAGAGATCGCTTGCGCAGCAGTATTTTCCTTCGTGGGTGCAAAACCGCATACCGAGTGGCTGCCGGAGAGCGTGGCGACGGACGACAACGGGTTTATTCTCGCAGGGTCATCGGTGCGAGATCACACGCTTTGGAAGTTGGATCGAGCACCGTGTGAATTGGAAACCACGATGCCGGGTGTGTTTGCTGCTGGCGACGTTCGACATGGCACCACCAAACGTTGCGCGTTCGCCGTGGGCGACGGGGCACTTGGAATCACCTGCGTTCATCAACACCTGGGGCGAGATAGTTGA
- the egtD gene encoding L-histidine N(alpha)-methyltransferase gives MNKTLPCKYFYDEVGSQLFDQICELDEYYPTRTELKIMIDHADEMASQIDRDVMLVELGSGSSIKTKILLDALIDPVAYVPVDISEEHLLKTAEGLRSRYTDLEVLPVVADFTKPFELPIPSQSYSHVALYFPGSTIGNFEPDTAVEILGSMAELLGPQGGLLIGIDLQKDIRTLVSAYDDASGVTSQFNLNLLSRINRELDGTFDLSKFSHKAIYNEVAHRIEISIVSLEDQSVSIGDDVFHFFKNEEILTEYSHKYSIDGFAKLAGQHGFSLHQQWTDEDGLFAVLHLVLDGESS, from the coding sequence GTGAATAAGACGCTGCCTTGTAAGTATTTTTACGACGAAGTTGGATCGCAGTTATTCGATCAGATATGCGAACTCGATGAGTACTATCCGACTCGGACGGAGCTCAAGATAATGATCGACCACGCTGATGAAATGGCCTCGCAGATTGATCGAGATGTCATGCTGGTCGAGCTAGGAAGCGGAAGCTCGATTAAGACGAAGATTTTACTGGATGCCTTGATTGACCCCGTCGCCTACGTTCCCGTCGACATTTCTGAAGAGCATCTGTTAAAGACGGCGGAAGGTCTGCGATCTCGTTACACCGATCTGGAAGTTCTGCCGGTGGTGGCAGATTTCACCAAACCATTTGAGCTTCCCATCCCTTCTCAATCGTACTCGCACGTCGCGTTGTACTTTCCAGGCTCAACAATCGGAAACTTCGAACCGGACACCGCCGTTGAGATCTTAGGTTCGATGGCCGAACTGCTGGGACCGCAGGGAGGGTTGTTGATCGGCATTGATCTGCAGAAAGACATTCGCACGCTTGTTTCTGCTTACGACGACGCTTCAGGCGTGACTTCGCAGTTCAATTTGAACCTGCTATCGCGAATCAACCGCGAGCTAGATGGGACATTTGATCTATCAAAGTTTTCGCATAAAGCAATCTACAACGAGGTCGCTCATCGCATCGAAATTTCCATCGTCAGTCTTGAAGATCAAAGTGTTTCGATTGGCGACGATGTATTCCACTTCTTTAAAAATGAAGAAATCTTGACGGAGTATTCCCACAAGTACAGCATCGATGGATTTGCTAAGCTAGCCGGGCAGCATGGGTTTAGCCTGCACCAACAGTGGACGGACGAGGATGGCTTGTTCGCAGTGTTGCATTTGGTTTTGGACGGAGAAAGTTCATGA